AAGAGCGTCTTAGAACCCGTAGTCCAACAAAACCAAAGACGAACTCGTGCGAATTTACAGACGCGTGCGCTGGCAGCGACGTCTTTTTGGGCAGaggcgcaaaaaaaaacgccAGCTCTGTAATGGCCAGCGAAGAGCGGAGAATCTGTATAAATACCAAAAGGTTCTGCGTATTCCTCATTAGAGTTTCGGTTTTACTGCTGTGAACAAGCAACTCATCGGACAATATGGTAGGATTCGACACTTAAGGCATCGTAGCCATCGGAACACCACTAAAGGACTAAACTAAACAAACTTCCCCAACCGTTTCTTGCAGAAACTCTTCCTGGTCGCCTTTGCCGTGATCGCAGCTGTGGCTGCCGATGTCAGCCACCTGCCCTCCAACGAGTACCTGCCTCCCGTCCAGGAGCAGCAGATCATCGCCGCTCCCAGCAACGAGTATCTGCCTCCCGCGGAGGCCGAGGCTGCCCCTGCCCACGAGCTGGCTGATGATGGCTACCGTTACAAGACCCACAAGCGTGTGGTGATTCGTCGTCACCGTCGTGATGTGAACGAGCTGTCCAACGAGTACTTGCCTCCCTTCCAGGCTGAAGCTCCCTCCAACGAGTACCTGGCTCCCGTTGCTCCTGAGACCGACTTGGCCGATGATGGCTACCGTTACAAGACCCACAAGCGTGTGGTGATTCGTCGTCACCGTCGTGATGTGAACGAGCTGTCCAACGAGTACTTGCCTCCCTTCCAGGCTGAAGCTCCCTCCAACGAGTACCTGGCTCCCGTTGCTCCTGAGACCGACTTGGCCGATGATGGCTACCGTTACAAGACCAACAAGCGCGTGGTGTTCCGCCGTCACCGTCGTGACGTGAACGAGCTGTCCAACGAGTACTTGCCCCCTGTCCAGGCTGTTGCTCCCACCAACGAGTACCTTGCTCCCGTTGCTCCTGAGACCGACTTGGCCGATGATGGCTACCGTTACAAGACCAACAAGCGCGTGGTGTTCCGCCGTCACCGTCGTGACGTGAACGAGCTGTCCAACGAGTACTTGCCCCCTGTCCAGGCTGTTGCTCCCACCAACGAGTACCTGCCCCCAGTGTCCGCCCCCGTCCAGGTTGCTGCCCCAGCTCCCGCTCCAGTTCAGATCGCCGCCCCTGTCCAGCTGGCCGCCCCCGCTCCCGTCGTGGTTGAGGCTGAGCCCGCTCATGAGCTGGCCGATGACGGTTACCGTTACAAGACCCACCGTCGCGTTGTCtaccgccgccaccgccgtgACGTCAACGAGCTGTCCAACGAGTACTTGCCTCCTTCCAACGAGTACCTGGCTCCCGCTGAGGCTGTTTCTGAGACCATCCTGGGTGATGATGGATACCGCTACAAGACCCACAAGCGTGTTGTGTTCCGCCGTCACTAAATCATCCGATAAAGGCTTCACTAGGTGATCGATTTGTGCTCATTTTGGAGTGCAGACCCTACTATTAGAATACCTCCttttcattcaaataaaatattacgaTAACAAATTAATCATTTCAAGCGcctttttagttttataatgTTGGGTGTACAACATTTAATTTATCtatttaaaagattttaaatGGAGTATATATTTCTAAAACATATAAATCCTTGGGTCGATATTCaacgaataaaaaaaactgaagaaGTTTATAACATTTTGCCTTTCTATTACCTGTGATGATTCACCAATGTAAGAAAAGAAGATAAGTGTTAGAAGATATTCAAAATTTCATTATCTAATTATATACATTAGAACGTAATGTTTGCCAAACAATATACACTTGACACATACTCTAATTTTAATCTATTTATGCCAAAGTTTCCGCAAACTCATCTTGAATAAAAAGTTCAATACTGCTTGACGCTTTTAAACCGCTTACCTACAAAAGTATGGGGTATGTTAACTTTCTTGGGTGGAGTGTCATCTTAATAGTGTCGTTATTCGCCCAATAATTTGTATATGACCTAGaagtttataataatttaggaaattttattataaagcAACACTATTGTTATTAgaatgttaatttaaaatgatagtaattctttgattttcaaaatatttgcattttaatattgGAAGGGGCAACACGCTTTCAGCACAATCTAGTTCGAGAAATGGAATTAATAACCTCgttttattaatgttttcctTTGAATTGTGCTttataaaaaaggaaatttttCCAAAAGTGTATTCAGTTCATTTTGTTCAGGTTTTCTTTCAGGCGGTGACATACAATCGATTTCGGCAGTCAATTCTATTATTTCGGCATTGAGATCGTGATTTATTTCCGCAACTTGATTGCTTTTTCGGCAGTCATTTCGCTTTTTTACCAACTGTTTTTGGCCTTTTCTCCGCTCCGCTATCGAACATCTGCTTTTATTACCCGAAGTGAGAGAACCCGATTGGTTGTACCAGTTGATTAAGCCACAATATAATTATCGACAATTAAGCAAATTGAGTTGGGGTGGATTAGTATCGAAATCGGCACGCGTTTGGCCTGGGAGAAATTGGCGAGTGCGGATGAGGGAACAATGGAACCTGATCTTGGCCACTAAgtattaatgaaatatattaaaagtaTTAAGTGGCCGTTTGGCTATTTTGGTGGTTAGGCCGGGGGAGAAAGGGGGACCCGCAAATCGTGGCTCATGATTTCGCTGGAGTTGAGCAGATCGCGAAACCCGCCACAAACCTGCTTGCAAAACTATAATGGATATGTTTTGGCGGTGTCACCAAATACaaattcataaattaaatagtcaaatgcaaatttcccgCCGCAGGCCGGTGATTAGAATCATATAAATAAGCCGCAGAACATGGTCTAAGGCATCACTTCCACTTGCACTCTCCGTTCAACTGGACAGCCGAGCACCTAGCAAAATGGTACTAACCAGGAACGGTGCACCCATCAGGATAATCAGCTAATATGTGCCACTTCTTCCATTGCAGAAATTCTTCTTGTTCTGCGCCTTCATCGCCGCCGTGGCCGCCGATGTCAGCCACCTGCCATCCAGCCAGTACCTGCCCCCCAGCCATGGTGTGGCCTCGGCTCCCGTGGCTTCCTACGCCGCTCCTGCCCCCAGCTACAGCGTAGAGGCCTCGGCTCCAGTTGCCTCCTACTCCGCTCCCGTTGAGTCCAGCTACTccgctgctgcttctgctccaGCGGTGTCTTATGCTGCTCCAGCTGTGTCCTACGCCGCTCCTGCCCAGAGCTactctgctcctgctgccacCTACACCGCCGCTGCTTCTGCCCCAGCTGTGTCCTACGCCGCTCCTGCCCAGAGCTACTCTGCTCCCGCTGCCACCTACACCGCCGCTGCTTCTGCCCCAGCTGTGTCCTATGCCGCTCCTGCCCAGAGCTACTCTGCTCCCGCTGCCACCTACACCGCCGCTGCTTCTGCCCCAGCTGTGTCCTACGCCGCTCCTGCCCAGAGCTactctgctcctgctgccacCTACACCGCTGCTGCATCCGCCCCAGCTGTGTCCTACGCCGCTCCCGCTGAGTCCTACGAGACCGCTGCCTCTGAGCCCGCCCACACCTTCTCGGCCAACGATGGATACCGCTACAAGACCCAGAGGCGCGTCGTCCTCCGCCGTCATCGTCGTGGTGTGCCTTCCAACGACTACCTGCCCCCCTTCCAGGGAGCCGCTTCTGCCCCATCCAGTGAGTACCTGCCCCCAGCAGCTTCCGCCCCCGCTCCCGTCTACCAGCCCGCCCCAGCTGCCTCTGCCCCAGCTGTGTCCTATGCCGCACCTGCTGCCGAGCCCGTTGAGAGCTACGAAAccgctgcttctgctcctgcccACTCCTTCTCCTCCAACGATGGATACCGCTACAAGACCCACAAGCGTGTGGTGCTCCGCCGTCACCGTCGTGATGTGAGCCACCTGCCCTCCAACGATTACCTGCCCCCAGCAGCCTCTGCCCCCGAACCAGTGTACTCCGCCCCCGCTCAGAGCTACTCTGCTCCCGCTGCCACCTACACCGCTGCTGCCTCCGCCCCAGCTGTGTCCTACGCCGCTCCTGCCCAGAGCTACTCCGCACCTGCTGCCACCTACAGCGCTGCTGCTTCTGCCCCAGCTGCCTCCTACGCTGCTCCCGCTCAGAGCTACTCTGCTCCCGAGTTCTACACCGGCGCCGCTTCCGCCCCAGCTGCCTCCTACTCCGCCCCAGCTGCTTCCTACTCCGCCCCAGCTGCTTCCTACTCCGCCCCCGCTGAGAGCTACGAGACCGCCGCCTCTGAGCCCGCCCACTCCTTCTCCGCCAACGATGGATACCGCTACAAGACCCAGCGTCGCCGCGTCCTCCGCCGTCACCGTTACTAGAGGCTCCAACGAACCCCCAGCGAACCGAGCCAAATCCTGCTATTTGACTCACTGGTTTCACCTGGGAAACGAAATTAAGAAagtcataaataataaaaatattgaaaaatactCCCACTGCCTTATTACCTAATCGACTAACAGGAAACCCCAATTCACGGGAGCTCTCTTATTTGCCTAACAATAATATTGCATAATAGAGTAAGATGCTTAGGCCATTAAAGCCATTCGATATTAGGCATTAATACCTGTCGTCAAGCGGAGACGATCGAGCAGCTGAAAAAAACTAGTTCAGTTCGAGATGCGGAAACTCGTTTAATGATccgaaattaattttttgttcagCAAGTGCATTGTCGTCCGAAGCTTCAAGTTCAAAGTCAACAATAAGTTAATAAGAGCAAACTTTTTGGCCTTTATGTGTATGTTGTATACTTACGGGCTGAAGTGATggaattatttttctttttgtcttTGAGCTTTTAGTAAGGCTAAGGAACAGTCCTAAGAAAGTCTCTTGTAGCAGTCTTCATTcaaatcatttcattttattatggTCCCATTTTGTAacatattattattctttatattttaaatttaattacgaactcaacgaggtgtGCCATTTTTGGAACAATATTTCGcatgttctgatcaaaatactgatatttgGAACCGCAAAagcacagaaaaacgattttcggcaaaaatcatcatcaaaaattggaaaaaaattttaaaaaattaaatttttttttgtaaacacagttcgattggaaatttaattacgaactcaacgaggtatgccattccatatttggaccaatatttcgaatgttttgatcaaaatactgatatttgAAATCGCAAAAAgacagaaaaacgattttcgtccaaaaatttgtttgtaaacACAGATTGGTTGGAAATATAACGACGTAAAATCCAAAGTGGGGCTTTGGTTATTACTATTGTTATTTGTAAGGTCTTTGagtaaaattattataattttttgtgggCCAATTGTATTATACTTTCCGGCAGGCGAGCACTGTGAACTGAGAAGTCTAAAAGTATGTGAGTATACCTGATTAAAACCATAATCATTTTGAATAAGCTTCTCTTGCTCTAACTTTATCTTGCTAATATCTATTTAGTGTCTTACCCTCTGACCCATTGAAggaaaacagcaaaaacatAACATTCACATTGTCGTTTTTAATTCGGCAGCATTGCGTAATCGTTAAAACATAAgtttaaaaaacatattttaatgaCTAAGTTCGATTGGAGATTCCGCGGGCAAGATCCCCGGTACATCATTAATGAtagttattaaataaaatattacagTAGACTACAATTATTCAATTTCGTACGTTCCTAAGGATCACTATGCGCACACAGAGGCAATTGTGTCATTTAATCAATGATGAGTGGCCGATCGCGGAATGAGTTATTCAAAAGTCGAAAGCGATCGCCGGCTTCGGGTATGAATAGCCCGCGGACTTGGGGGCGGGTGGGGGAAATGGAATGACTGGCTTGGGGTAGTCGTAGCCCTGCTTCACCTGCGGGGGTGGCAGGTACTTGGGAGTGGGCGGGCTGGTTGGCACAGCGGGGGGAAGGTACTTTTGCGGGGGATTCGTGGGTGGTGGGAAGGGAATTGCGGGCTTGGGATAGTCGTAGCCATGCTTCACCTGAGGTGGAGGCAGGTACTTGGATGtgggtggaggtggtggtggtgcttgAGTTGTGGTCACAGGTGGCAAGTACTTCTGTGGTggggcagtgggtggtgggaaTGGAATGGCGGGCTTGGGATAGTCGTAACCCTGCTTCACCTGCACCGGGGGCAAGTACTTGGGCGTTGGTGGGTTCGTAGGGGGCAGATATTTTGGCACTGGTGGTGAAGTTGGAATAACTGGTGGCGGCAGGTACTTCGGCGTTGGATTAGTGGGTGGTGGGAATGGAACGGCAGGTTTTGGGTAATCATAGCCCGACTTAGGTTGTGGGGGTGGCAGATACTTGGGCTGCGGTGGGTTCGTTGGCTTTGGAGGTGGCAAGTACTTGGGCTGTGGTGGAGTCGTGGGCACAACGGGTGGCAAGTATTTCTGTGGTGGATTTGTTGGTGGTGGGAATGGAATGACTGGTTTTGGGTAATCATAGCCCGACTTGGGCTGTGGGGGAGGCAGATACTTGGGCTGTGGTGGATTAGTTGGCTTTGGAGGTGGCAAGTACTTGGGCTGTGGTGGAGTCGTGGGCACAACAGGTGGCAGATATTTCTGTGGTGGGTTAGTGGGAGGTGGGAAAGGAACGGCGGGTTTTGGGTAATCGTAACCTTGCTTCACTTGTGGGGGAGGAAGGTATTTAACAGTaggtggtggaggaggtgcTTTAGTGGTGGTAACAGGTGGCAAATATTTCTGGGGTGgagcagtgggtggtgggaaTGGAATAGCGGGCTTGGGATAGTCGTAGCCCTGTTTCACCTGAGGGGGTGGCAGGTActtgggtggtggtggtggtggtggtgcttgCGTTGTAGTTACAGGAGGCAAGTACTTCTGTGGAGgagcagtgggtggtgggaaTGGAATGGCTGGTTTGGGATAGTCATATCCTTGCTTctttggtggtggtggaatGTAGGCAGGTGTAGGTGGGGGAATGTATTTTGGCACAGGAGGGCTGGTGGGCACAACGGGAGGCAGGTATTTCTGTGGTGGGTTCGTGGGTGGTGGGAATGGAATGGCTGGCTTAGGATAATCGTATCCCTGCTTGACCTGAGGTGGGGGCAGGTACTTCTTAgtcggcggtggtggtggaggtggagccGGAGTAGTGGTCACCGGTGGCAGATACTTCTGTGGCGGAGCCGTAGGTGGTGGGAATGGAATGGCGGGCTTGGGATAGTCGTATCCCTGTTTCACTTGCGGAGGTGGCGCTTGAGTTGTGGTTACAGGTGGCAAGTACTTTTGTGGTGGAGCAGTTGGTGGTGGGAAAGGAACTGCTGGCTTGGGGTAATCGTATCCTTGCTTTGGCTGGGGGAAGGGAACCGATGGTGTGGGATAGTCGTATCCCTTAACCGGTGGTGAAGTCACCCTTATCTGTGGGGGCTGCGTTGGTGGCGGGAAGGGAACCGCTGGCTTGGGATAGGAGTACCCACTGACCAGCTTGGGTTCCTGCGGAATGATCTGCTGCACTGGCGGCGTGTACTTGGGCTGTGCTGGCGGGAAGGGAACGGCTGGCTTTGGGTAGGAGTAGCCACTGGGCTCCACAACCTTCGGGAGGGGTGGTGGGAATGGAATTTCCGGCTGCGGATACGAATACCCATCGGTGAAGGACACCTTCGGCTTAGGATAGTCATAGCCCTGCAAAGGATTCAATTAGTTAAGTAAGCTTACATTACTGAGATATCATCGACTTACCTGGGCCGCAGTAAAGTAGCTCTGGCTTAGAGCGATCAAAGCCAGGCTAAGCACGCGAATAtgctgcaaaaataaataaaaaaatataaatataatttagtGTTGAAAACAGTAATGATCTTAAGCCAAGTCTATGACATTTATATTTAGCCGGTGTGACTGACAATATCTACGTGGGCCTCGACCGTTTATGGTTATTTTCCGTGCTGTCAGAGCATCGAAAATTTCCGCATATAATTAAGGCTCGCGAATTTGGCAAATGGCCATTGTCAGCTTTTGACACCATCGATCTTTGGCTAAGAATTCAACACTGCGCTCACAATCCAATTAGGTCACGTTCAACTAAGGCTCTCCACGCACATTAATGATTAACAAGTCGAAAGCCAAACTAAACGCATTTTTGCGCGCTAATTGCCCATGCGTTGATTGATTATTGGCAGGGGCGGTATAAACCGGGCCTACACCAAGCCCGCATGTGGTTGCAtttaacaaataacaaaaaa
This portion of the Drosophila santomea strain STO CAGO 1482 chromosome 3L, Prin_Dsan_1.1, whole genome shotgun sequence genome encodes:
- the LOC120447646 gene encoding uncharacterized protein LOC120447646; this translates as MKLFLVAFAVIAAVAADVSHLPSNEYLPPVQEQQIIAAPSNEYLPPAEAEAAPAHELADDGYRYKTHKRVVIRRHRRDVNELSNEYLPPFQAEAPSNEYLAPVAPETDLADDGYRYKTHKRVVIRRHRRDVNELSNEYLPPFQAEAPSNEYLAPVAPETDLADDGYRYKTNKRVVFRRHRRDVNELSNEYLPPVQAVAPTNEYLAPVAPETDLADDGYRYKTNKRVVFRRHRRDVNELSNEYLPPVQAVAPTNEYLPPVSAPVQAEPAHELADDGYRYKTHRRVVYRRHRRDVNELSNEYLPPSNEYLAPAEAVSETILGDDGYRYKTHKRVVFRRH
- the LOC120449746 gene encoding extensin-3: MKMHIRVLSLALIALSQSYFTAAQGYDYPKPKVSFTDGYSYPQPEIPFPPPLPKVVEPSGYSYPKPAVPFPPAQPKYTPPVQQIIPQEPKLVSGYSYPKPAVPFPPPTQPPQIRVTSPPVKGYDYPTPSVPFPQPKQGYDYPKPAVPFPPPTAPPQKYLPPVTTTQAPPPQVKQGYDYPKPAIPFPPPTAPPQKYLPPVTTTPAPPPPPPPTKKYLPPPQVKQGYDYPKPAIPFPPPTNPPQKYLPPVVPTSPPVPKYIPPPTPAYIPPPPKKQGYDYPKPAIPFPPPTAPPQKYLPPVTTTQAPPPPPPPKYLPPPQVKQGYDYPKPAIPFPPPTAPPQKYLPPVTTTKAPPPPPTVKYLPPPQVKQGYDYPKPAVPFPPPTNPPQKYLPPVVPTTPPQPKYLPPPKPTNPPQPKYLPPPQPKSGYDYPKPVIPFPPPTNPPQKYLPPVVPTTPPQPKYLPPPKPTNPPQPKYLPPPQPKSGYDYPKPAVPFPPPTNPTPKYLPPPVIPTSPPVPKYLPPTNPPTPKYLPPVQVKQGYDYPKPAIPFPPPTAPPQKYLPPVTTTQAPPPPPPTSKYLPPPQVKHGYDYPKPAIPFPPPTNPPQKYLPPAVPTSPPTPKYLPPPQVKQGYDYPKPVIPFPPPAPKSAGYSYPKPAIAFDF
- the LOC120447648 gene encoding extensin; translated protein: MQISRRRPKFFLFCAFIAAVAADVSHLPSSQYLPPSHGVASAPVASYAAPAPSYSVEASAPVASYSAPVESSYSAAASAPAVSYAAPAVSYAAPAQSYSAPAATYTAAASAPAVSYAAPAQSYSAPAATYTAAASAPAVSYAAPAQSYSAPAATYTAAASAPAVSYAAPAQSYSAPAATYTAAASAPAVSYAAPAESYETAASEPAHTFSANDGYRYKTQRRVVLRRHRRGVPSNDYLPPFQGAASAPSSEYLPPAASAPAPVYQPAPAASAPAVSYAAPAAEPVESYETAASAPAHSFSSNDGYRYKTHKRVVLRRHRRDVSHLPSNDYLPPAASAPEPVYSAPAQSYSAPAATYTAAASAPAVSYAAPAQSYSAPAATYSAAASAPAASYAAPAQSYSAPEFYTGAASAPAASYSAPAASYSAPAASYSAPAESYETAASEPAHSFSANDGYRYKTQRRRVLRRHRY